DNA from Malus sylvestris chromosome 11, drMalSylv7.2, whole genome shotgun sequence:
ttggcccttcgcccagtggggacttgatttgatcggcccaatgccggcagggaagggcaaagtctgttacgcagtcgttgcagtggactacttcacaaagtgggccgaagtagaacccttggcaaccattactgaggcaaagatagaagacttcgtgtggaagaacatcctttgtagattcggcattcccaatgcgatagtcactgacaatgggcgacagttcgacaacaagaagttcaggttgttctgctctaagttcaacatcaacttatgctttgcctctccagctcatccccagtctaatggacaagttgaggccatcaacaaaataatcaagcgcactttgaaaaccagcttggacaaagctaaaggctgttggccagaatttgtaccccaagttctttggtcatatcgcacttcatatcggacttcaacaggagaaactccattctcacttgcctttggcacagaggcggttgtccctgttgagctcgagcaagcaacattccgagtccagaactacattcaaagtgaaaatgacaaacaactcaccctcaacttggatttagtcgaggaacatagaaaccaagctcacttgaggaatgtcgcctacaagcagcgcatctccaactattatgactctagggtcaagcctcgctctttcaaaataggagactgggtcttaaagaaaagattactctgcgacagagtcccgagtgaaggcacacttagtccaaactgggatggaccgtatgaagtcattggcatcagtcgccctggctcttacacacttagaagcttcgatggcaagacccttggccatccatggaacgctgatcacttgaagtactactacaaatagactcacgatgtacaagtgttgagctatagccgttcggcatcctatgtaatgaaggccatttggcaatgaattcactaaagaggtaatttagccaacttggccctcactcttttacattcctagcaatggaacactcaagtgttgaaacctcaaagcagatatatccaacacgaaacaaaatctaagtatgtgtcgacaagactatacaaagaaaggaacaaccaaacaatggcttatatccaaacaatagatctattcatacacagccaaaaaacttcacttaaaacagcttcacccaaaaaaaaaaaaaaaagcttcatccaaaaagtttcacccagaaagtttcatctacaaagcttcacctacgtagcttcacccagaaagcttcaccatcaaagcttcacctagaaagcttcatctacaaagcttcacccagaaagcttcatctacaaagcttcaccatcaaagcttcacccagaaagcttcatctacaaagcttcaccatcaaagcttcacccagaatgcttcatctacaaagcttcaccatcaaagcttcacccagaaagcttcatctacaaagcttcaccatcaaagcttcacctcgaaagcttcacccagaaagcttcatctacaaagcttcaccatcaaagcttcacctagaaagcttcatctacaaagcttcatctacaaagcttcaccatcaaagcttcacctagaaagtttcatctacaaagcttcacctacaaagcttcaacaccaaagcttcacctacaaagcttcaatacaaaaccttgctccaaataaacaaattttgttcacaaaacccaagatgcccttgaacttgtacaaaaacacttgggtaaacataaacattttttgttttacacccacaagggcccaaaattttccttcttatttattcacttatatatgttcccaaacatattataatagatccaacaacaagccaaagtcccaagtttcataatggacaaaagtacaagcaattcatcaataatgaaggtgctacaaaaattggaatctgccccaaaatagaaatccaacccaagagactttttctctctctcccacttccgcctcctttcatctatcaaatttctgcaacctctgctcttctccaatggagctgaattttggacaccctatagttcttgagcatatgaacaactttcaagaaggaaccatttctgtttgagcgacggaaattaaagtgttgaagctccaaacatgacagtcggattcttgcagatttcgaagctgctgtgatgtttcgaagatctggaagtatttaaccattagttcattctgaatttttgatatgttatgaaagagacgatgaggaacaacttcaatgaagaaagcatgctgatctgaacaatagaaaatggagtttcgaagctcacaacaaatctgacgggttgacagaaaaataataaccagtcactcatcatacttggatttctggagttatactgctccgagggacctcaaatttggatatgttgtagttcacaagttaaggaacaacttcgatgaagaaagtatgttgatctgagcaagagacaATGGAGTTtgtgaagctcacaacaagtctgacgcgttgatatacaaatgacgaacaatcactcatcatacctgaatttctggagttgtactgctccaatggatctccaattcggatatgttgtagttcacgagctaaggaacaactttcatgaagatggttttgcgatctgagccacagaaaatggtgttatattgaagaaaagctaaaggaagactaaaggaaagcaaaaatggtaaagcaaagcaaaagaaaagctaAAGGAAGACAAAATCATGGCACATGATAATGAGTCATACCCTACCCCTCATTGGATTCGAATACACCCATCCTCCAAAATCATGACAAAGGCCACATTATAGATATCTGTACaaacattacaaaaaaaaaaaaaaaaaaaaaaagggcctaggcctccacttctttgggcctaacacatcttcataacaaaaaacagtatatgaagaaagagccctgggttaccacttcgaaaagaaacaagtgaagttttcctactcatgacattgactactagctagacacctcattcggcaactctcttcgcctgaagacttgggggactcccaccatatgctactgcaccttgatactcggcagtctcacaaccactcagtgacttggatttttcaagtctccaaccgagaagttttcctcactcgggaaattaagggaacactacctcaaactacatgcttcactcacaaagcttcaacaatacaggtttcaacaaaagcaaaaattcaaagaactttatgaagaaggctttggtgtatttaacacaatatgttgaaatgaagcaaagcttatttattaatattttcgataagccacaaatatgtacatatacatgagtcaaaataaacaaacaaaagggagccttcacaaaggttgcttaggggaagtctcagcagtcggtagagccccagaaagagaaagcaccggagggtggttatccggagcctcagtacttgacaaaaccccagaaggaggaggcattggaggttcatcatttgaagcttcattaccaggtacagccccagaggacgaaggcaataaatgcctttggaacaaacccacaaaccgctgatgatcaagtaaaaccttaccatcagattccttcatctggtcaagcttcctcttcatgtttgtagcatagtcatgggcgagccggtgcaactgcttattctcatgcttgagccctctaatctcctgtttgagactcatcacttcagcagccaatgattcaacttggcgggttctagcaaataggcgttgggccatattagacacagaacttgcacactgaacactaagagccagagagtccttaacagccaactcatcagaccgtttggaaagtagtctgttatctttgggagtgagaaggttcctggccaccactgcagcggtcatatcattcttcatcacagaatccccaacggtaagaggaccagtaggggatatgaaggatgggcgccatatgttgtcgggagaaggcgtggctgtctcttctccaaggttcaagtcaaaacgacggtcggagggtccagacattttcaaatgtgttgaagagggaagaggtcagacaaatcaagatcttagaagtgcaagaaatgagcttctactggtagagattcaagtgtgctgtggaacttaatgccatcctctataaaaatctgcactcgacggagcttcagaaatcgaagaggcgtttgctttctcaaaagctgggctgctcagagaccacgagggccgatctcagaaatcgaagaagcacctgctttttcagcctcgtcagcacctgtcacatgcacactcagctttgcggaaattacgggcaatctgtcgaagatttctggtgaagtagaaagcacgtgaatcttactgttcaatcaccgctctccatatgcaccatcaactcctcgggtaccacatataactttgtcaaagatctctgacaaagtttaggcacgagaatttcgaagttccagctaccctactattacccataagggtaaaggaacagcaccactgcttgacaactggaaagtccttatgtgtgtcgacctccgtgttttgcggcaagacaggttggcaagaacgtccaacctttactcacattcgagaaaagactcccaacataattactttctcaaaaaccggagtagcacagctttccgaatctcgagagtcagatcctcgacgggattgcttgttcgaaaaccgaagaggcacaactctcagaacttcgagagccagatttccttagataaagcttgtctgtaatcttcacacgtaacatcagctttccagataccacataccactttttcaaagtgctctgacaaaattaaaacacatgaagctggcagctcctactacattgctgtgaccaagaagggtaaaggaatagcattactacttgttattgggaaatccctatatacattgacctccctcctcaacggacaggaaaacctgcaaaaatgctcaaccctttctcgcattcgaaaaggcaccctcaacataacctctcgaaatactcagctttatttccccccgataatacctcagcaaataagccacaccaagaacaagagtatctcatatcatcagggtcgaaagcaagagtatcccatatcatgctttctccctgtctttgtctttgtccttgtccacacctgcaggacaaggagaaatagagcagtcagtcggaacctgaaatcaaacctccaatttggaactgactgcctggagcctttgcctggttgcttacttagcattgctctcgagtactcatcctcaactgctgtcaaagtcacgaattccaccggcaaatgcctcatgacagttgatcagatattggctctttacactgaagctgccaagcgtggatgagtcactatgaaggaatgttctgaaggaccatttaaatgcaaaggttgcacaccacttctgccatgcaaaagattgaagcagaaggttcaacggtgagctgaaacagatcactacagcacgacacctttccgtaccacattcattattccgtcaacagcaaaagtatcccatatcatcaaggtcgaacgtactctagatttgatggacttgttttgaccctcaaatttttgagtcggccttatactctgaagggcaccagaaaaccctccagcacagttcaagaataagcctgtggaaagttacttcttcaaaagcaaaagtatctcatatcatctcttatccatttgcttctccttatcctggcagttgaatgagagacaaggagaaggagaacaatcaaccggaagccgaagtcaaacctctgatcctgggttgcttacttggaagtttgactgcttaccttgtctgtcacctctttcggcagatctcctagctcggcgacttgggggactcctactatagggtttgtatcacacttgactaagcccgaaactacaactaagcttcaagtgaaattgatacattaccttgtgcgtcaacatcagctaaatacaccattcccggatggaggaaaggtacttccagagaagggcagatgaagatcagaccacacttcagtacttagaagtttcgtgattactcaagggattggatcttgcaagtccccaaccgaggagtttccctcactcgggaacttaggggagcactgtttgtaccatacttgaccaatcccgaaactaccgagcaccggccaacgctatactgtcaaggacccagaagagttcccctccgaccaggaggccaatcactactcgacacgtgtcaagattagaagccaatcagagcgcagcacgtgtcgacatcaagaaccaatcataacatgacacatgtcaatgtgacaaagctacaagtttttctataaataggggtcattcccccacaatatggcctaatgccatttgtgttaaatcattcacaagaactcactaaattgagagcttgatcctttgtacttgtgtaagcccttcactactaataagaactcctctactccgtggacgtagccaatctgggtgaaccacgtacatcctgtgtttgcttctctgtctctattcatttacatacttatcctcactagtgaccgaagcaaccaagcgaaggtcacaaaacctgacattttctgttgtaccaaagtcttcacagattttgtgcatcaacagtgtGAATCTACTAGATGGCGGAAGAGGTGAGGGCAGCTTTGTTGGCCTGTATGGAGAGAGATTATGGGATGGTTCAGATTGAAACTGATTTGAAGGTGCTCGTGGATATGTTAAATGGTCTTTTATTACCGGAGGCTAGCATTGAAGGTATGTTATGGGACATTGGTCATATCAGACAACAATTGAGTTATGTAGAATTTCTCTTTACTCCTCATGCTTGTAATGGGGCTGTGCATTTTGGTGGCGAATTATGTCACTCGTATAGGGGGTTCTCACTTGTGGGATTGCTTTGAACCGAAGTGGTTGTTTAATGCTCTAGCTATTGATGTAAACATTTATATTcgtatttaataatattcttctctttgaccaaaaaaaaaaattatatatataaaagagtaTTTCTGTATCTATCAATGCTCTATTAGTTCTACTACTTGTTTGATTTTACGAGTCTATGTTGCATTAGTGATTTGAGTGTACGAGTCTTTGTTGTATTAGTGGCTTTGCCCTCACGTTTCATAATGTTattgcattatatatatatatatatatatctaattattttatgcatgcaaaaggaaagggatcatctggatcccttcctcctaatccactaAATCAGAGAATTCgtgccgttgaaatttgatccaacgactacaaacaggggcccactttaaaagttataataactttagccgttagatcaaatttcaacggcacGGATTccctgatttggtggattaggaggaacGGATTTAGAGATGATCCATTTCCCATGCAAAATACTCTTATaatctttttattattatatacattgaagtataaaaaaaaattcatggatAGTAAAATAATCCATTTTATATGATAATGAGTTGTGGTTAGTTAGTTAAGCGAATTTATCCTTGCACTTAAAATTATGTGTAGATTATGGTACTGTTTATAAATAGTACGACAACAATCAGATTTGATGCTCATCGATTCGATTCATTTTAAAATAAtggcttaaatgtcaaaatggtccctatGTTAGAGTCATATGACCAATTTAGTCCTCGCGTTTTTTATTTGGCTTATTTAGTCCTCGTGTTTGTTTCTGTtagccaattaaggacatttaATTCAATCTCTTTTAAGAAATTTATAAGAAAAATCATATGAGAAATAATTACCCTTTCTCTTTACAGAAAAATGCAAATTAATGAGAAATAACacatgaaaaataaaacttgCAATATAAAAATTGATTAAGGTTGTGACACAGAAAAGAGAGGATGTAATGTTAGGGAGGAGGTCGGAGGGTTAGGAGGagaataaattttcttttaatttttaattttatttcattttaaatattttaaatcaaataaattataattttataaatatgtgtataataatttgtaaattttttttacataaattagatgaaaatgtccttaattggctCACGAAGATAAACGCAAGAACCAAATTGACCAAATTGAAAGCATATGGACTAAATTGACGCAATGACTGAAACACATAGACCATTTTAACATTTATGCCTAAAATAATTGGATTAGAAATGAATTCGAATATGAATAACAGTAAATTGACCAGAATTCAATTGGTTTACAAGTCTTAACAGAAACACAAACTAACAGGGACATGGAAGCAAATTTCGAAACACTAGTAGGACCAAGTGTGTGTACGATTCCTTGTTATTTTATTAAACACGAAACCCCAAATATCTCGTTGGACTCACCGGTGACAACAAACATGGTCCACTTCCCGGTCTTCACCTTCacaataacaaaaaaacaataaaacaataaaacaaacaataaaaaaaaaacaaaaacaaaaacaaaataatcagTAAATCAGAATCCAAACAGCTCCATGAGACTTCGATCGCGATCGAAGTAGAGAGCTTGCGGAGCCCCAGACCCCAACTCCCGACGATACGAACCATCGATGGCGATACTCTACGCGGTGGTGGTTCGAGGCACGGTGGTTTTGGCCGAGTTCAGCGCGGTTACAGGGAACACAGGGGCTGTGGCTCGGCGGATCTGCGAAAAGCTTCCGTCGGAGGCCGAATCTAGGGTTTGCTTCTCTCAAGATCGATACATCTTCCACATACTCAGAGCCGATGGCCTCACTTTCCTCTGCATGGCCAACGACACCTTCGGCAGTGCGTAACGTATTTCCTTCGATTATGTTCTTCAATTTTGATTTGGGAACTTCCATAttttttgtgggttttgtgGATTTTTAATGTGTTGGTGAATTGCTATTGATCCAGGAAGAATACCCTTTTCGTACTTGGAGGATATTCATATGAGATTCATGAAGAATTATGGCAGAGTTGCCCCTTATGCTCCGGCTTATGCGATGAACGACGAGTTTTCGAGGGTGTTGCATCAACAAATGGAGTTTTTCTCCAGTAATCCTAGTGCCGATACTCTCAACCGTGTGAGGAGCGAAGTTGGTGAGGTAATTTTGCTGTGCTTCTCTGGAATTTTGATCCAGTTTTGATCATTTGGTCGTCTTATCTTACTTGTGTCGCAATTTGCCCGTTATACTGGTTGGGGTAAAATGATTGTTTTAGGAGAACACATCTGTTATCTGAAAGCAAGTCGGTGTTGTTAACCTAATTTCCGAGGCATCACAAGGTAGTTTGCAGTCTCGGT
Protein-coding regions in this window:
- the LOC126588936 gene encoding uncharacterized protein LOC126588936 — its product is MSGPSDRRFDLNLGEETATPSPDNIWRPSFISPTGPLTVGDSVMKNDMTAAVVARNLLTPKDNRLLSKRSDELAVKDSLALSVQCASSVSNMAQRLFARTRQVESLAAEVMSLKQEIRGLKHENKQLHRLAHDYATNMKRKLDQMKESDGKVLLDHQRFVGLFQRHLLPSSSGAVPGNEASNDEPPMPPPSGVLSSTEAPDNHPPVLSLSGALPTAETSPKQPL
- the LOC126588937 gene encoding vesicle-associated membrane protein 714-like codes for the protein MAILYAVVVRGTVVLAEFSAVTGNTGAVARRICEKLPSEAESRVCFSQDRYIFHILRADGLTFLCMANDTFGRRIPFSYLEDIHMRFMKNYGRVAPYAPAYAMNDEFSRVLHQQMEFFSSNPSADTLNRVRSEVGEIRTIMVDNIEKILERGDRIELLVDKTATMQDSAFHFKKQSKRLRRALWMKNAKLLALLTCLIVVLLYIIIAACCGGITLPSCRS